A window of Mucilaginibacter robiniae genomic DNA:
CCCTAACCATAAATACATGTACCTGATTACCGAAATGGGGGGACATATTTATGGATACAATTATGATGATGGCAAATTAAAACACAATCAAACAGTAAGTATTGTACCTGACGGCTATACCGGACAAGTAGGCGCTGCTGATATTCATGTATCTCCTGATGGCCGCTTTTTATACGCCACCAATCGGGGTGATGCTAACGAAATTATTGTTTATTCTATTAACCAAGAGGATGGTCAGTTAAGTGTTATTCAGCATATCGCTGCTCAAGGTGCTACACCACGTAACTTTGTCATTGACCCTACCGGTAACTTCCTGCTGGTAGCCAACCAGAAAGGTAACAATATTGTGGTATTCAGAATTGATAAAATAAACGGACGACTTATTTCAATCGGAGTAAAAATTGATGTAGATAGCCCAGTTTGTTTAAAGTTTGTACCCGTTAGCTAAGCCATAGCCGACTTTAAATAAGAAAGAGGCCGTCTCATAAGTCAAATATGAGGCGGTTTTTTATTTAGTTATGATTTTTGGTTGGAAGGTTGAGTGAAAGATGTCAGCAGCCGTTTAAGAACCGGGGATTGATTCTAACAGGTTCTAAAAGTCTATAAAAAGCTTGTTTTCAGGTTTTCCATTTTCTTAGGTTATGTGCGATGGATAATAAGCCGATTTCGACCTCGGCCTTGGACATCCCTTTCAGCAGGAATCGTCTGAAGCCATGGTTATGCTTTAATTGGGCGAATACCGGTTCCACATCGGCCGGCCTTCGTTTCCTGAGGTTGATACCCTGTTCTGTATTCAACCGTTCTTTGGCTGCCTGTTTATGTTGTCTTAGGCTGTGGTTGATCTCAACGACCCGGTTACCCTGTGTAGTATGGCAAACACCACGCATCGGGCAACCTTCACAGTTCTGGGCACGGTAACGGCTGATCAGTTGTACAAAACCAGATGAAGTGACTCGCTGACCGTTACCGATATGCGCCATCCATTGACCTATCGGACAAACAAGGTAATTCTCCGCTTCGTTATAATGCAGGCTGTCGTTACTGAACGCTTTGATACCGTCCTTTTGTTCCTTATCGAACGTATTGTATTTGATGTAAGCCTCAATGCCTTTTCGCGCTAACACACCGTAGTTCTCATCCGATCCGTAGCCGGCGTCGGCAACAATGGCTTTGGGCAGGTCTTTATATAAGGCTTGGTATTGTTCAATATGGGAAGACAAGGTTTGGTAATCGGTTGAGGTTTGATGCAGGGTATAATTAAGGATGAATTGCTCCTGGGTGGATATCTGCAGGTTATAGGCCGGCTTAAGTTGTCCGTTCAGCATATGGTCTTCCTTCATCCGCATGAAGGTGGCATCCGGGTCGGTCTTTGACATGCTGTTACGGCCGGCTAATAACTTTTCCTGCTCGTCATACCGTGCCAGGCTCTCCGGCCAGTGCTTCTTTGCGTAGTTCAGCTTTTGCTTTACTTTTTTGTCTACGTCTTCTTTATCATCTAAGGCTGCATTGATCTTTGAGATGGTTTCCTTTACTTTCTCCGGGTTGATCTCACTATATTCCAAGGGCGCTGTATCTTTTAGTTCTTCGGCGGCAATGCTTTGCGCATAACCCCACAGTTCATCAAGCTGGGCTTTCATCTTATCTTTATTCGCCTTGATGTTTTTGCCCCATACGAAGGTGTACTTGTTCGCCGCTGATTCGATCTTGGTACCATCAGTAAAAACGGCTTCTTTCAAGGATACGATACCTTCCTGCTCGAGCAGCAACACGATTTGTGAGAAGATCTGCTTTAAGACGCCTGACAACTTCTCGCTGCGAAAACGGTTGATGGTGTTGTGGTCGGGCTTTTTCATCCCTAAAAGCCACATGAAGTGTACGTTCTGCGCGGCCTGTTCTTCCAGTTTGCGTGAGGAATAAGTATTGGTCAGATAGCCGTAAACCAGCAGCTTCAGCATCAGCCGGGGATGGAAACTTGACGCCCCGCCGCCTTTGTACTTCCGGTTGATCGGTTTGACATCTACCGCGTCCACGACCTGTTTAACGATACGGACCGGATGACCTGTCGGTACCAGTTCCTCCAGTTTGTACGGTAAAAACGTTAACTGGTCTGGATCATATTCCTTAAAGACTATCTTGCCTCCCATGCCTTTAAGATACAAAAATCTCCTTAAAACAACAAGAGACTGTCCCTTATGAGACAGCCTCTTTCTTATTTAAAAACATCATGCTGATTATTGTTTAGTAAAAGTATAAACTACATACCCTGTACCATTACCTAAATTAACCGGCGATTTCAGTGTCATGTTACGTCCATCGTTGTTGCTTACTAACAGGCGATAACCGGTATCTACATTCTTAGCTTTATCACCTTGGTATATTTTCTTGAATTGAAACATCTGCCCAGCTGCGTCGCCGTTATAAATTGACCAATAGATAGTTTGTGAGGTACCATTATTCAACGTGTAAATGCCGTTTCCGCTATTGGTAAGCCTCCAGGTACTACCCGTAAATGCAGCAGGCGGTGCCTGATCAAATACGGTTGTTACCGCACTCTGTACTATACCCTCATAACTTACCTGATTGAGTACCCAGGTGCCGGTAAATTTACCACGTGATACATTAACTGAGCTGTTGGCTGATGACAGGTTTTTTGATCCTGAACAGGAAGCCAATGTAATAGCTATACCTAAACAAAGTAATGCGAATTGAAGTATTTTTTTCATAGTATCAAATGTATTATTAAGGTTATAATACATCCATCCGACCTAACTTGTTTGTATTAGTGTGCTATGACTCTTTCTAATGAAGTATTCCTGAACTTATGAATTAGCCTTTTTGCTGCTTTCAATTACTTGCATATAGAAGTTTTCGTACTCAGGCAAAATATTAGCTAAGTCAAATTTGCGGGCATGTATTAGCGCATTTTCTTTAAACTGGTTTAATCGTTCTTGATCCTGCAAAATGTAAATAGCTTGTTCGGCCATGCCATCTACATCACCTACATCGCGCAGGTAACCGGTTAAGCCTTCTATATTTAATTCAGGTAAACCACCTGCATTAGTGCTAATGACTGGAACCCGGCAAGCCATAGCTTCCAACGCAGCCAAACCAAAGCTTTCTGATTGCGAAGGCATTAAAAACAAGTCAGATACTGACAAGATTTCTTCAATAGCATCTTGTTTACCTAAAAAACGGACGTCTTGACTTACTCCTAAGTCACGTGCTAATTGCTCACACTCAGGCCGGTCTTGCCCATCTCCTACCATAAGTAATTTAGATGGTATTTGCTCGTTTACCTTAGCAAAAATACGTACCACATCAGAAGCTCGTTTTACCCGCCTGAAGTTGGAGGTGTGTATTAATATCTTTTCACCTTCGGGCGCTATAGCTTTTTTAAAATGTTCTTTAGGCGTATGGATAAACCGCTTCAGATCAATGAAGTTGGTAATTACTTTTATATCCCTGGTAATATCAAAAAAGCGGTAAGTGTCCTGCTTTAAATGTTCAGATACAGAAGTTACCCCATCGCTCTGGTTAATAGAAAATGTAACTACCGGCTTGTAAGTACGATCATTCCCTACCAAAGTAATATCAGTACCATGCAAAGTGGTTATTACGGGGATATGGATATCATAAGTTGTCAGAATCTGCTTAGCCATAAAAGCAGCTGAGGCATGTGGTATAGCATAATGTACGTGCAATACATCCAGCTTTTCAAATCTTACCACATCTACCATACGGCTGGCTAAAGCCAACTCATAAGGCGGAAAATCAAATAAAGGGTACTTGCTAACACTAACCTCATGATAGAACAAGTTTTCGGAGAAAAAATCCAGACGTACCGGCTGGTTGTAGGTAATAAAGTGAATCTGGTGCCCACGGTCGGCCAGACCTTTACCTAACTCGGTGGCTACTACGCCGCTCCCGCCAAAAGTGGGATAACAAACTATGCCGATTTTCATTACTGTGATTTGATTTTTGGATGTAATAAAACCCCATAATACGGCTTCACAACACAGCTTTTCAGGATAGCAGCATCAGGTGTTTTCATGGCTGCAAGTTTAACAGCATTTTATGGTAAATGTGTTAAACGGGTGTAAAGATTAGCGCTAAGTCTAGAAATCAAAAAATCTGATAATTTGCAGCAAATTCCCTCTAGGTCTTTCTTGTTACCGATATACGCAATTACAATCCTTTTTGAATGGCTTGATAAACCACATCCTGTACACGCGGACGAATACGCCGACTGTTAAACAGTGTTAAATCTTTTGGATACACCCGATTGGATAACAGGATATAAACCAAGTTATATTTTGGATCTACCCAAATGCAGGTACCGGTATAACCTGTGTGCCCGTAAGTTTGCGGTGAAGCCAACTCGGACGGGTAATGGTGTGTAGTAACCGGATCCCAGCGGTCAAAACCTAAACCCCGGCGACTTACGTTTGATTGCTTAGCAGTAAATTGGGCTACAGTTTCAGGTTTCAAGTATTGAATACCGCCATAAGTACCACCATTCAGCACCATCTGGTATAATATAGCTAAATCATTGGCACTGGCAAAAAGCCCGGCATGGCCTGCCACACCTCCTACCAAACCCGCACCTTGGTCATGCACGTAACCATCTAGCAGTGTATGCCTGAAATAAGTATCATTTTCAGTAGGCGGAATTTGCTCCGGCTTAAAACGATTAAGCGGTAAAAAGCCTGCAGTTTGCATGCCTAACGGATTATAGAAATGATTCTGCACGTAAACATTCAGCGGCGTAGCGGTAATTGTTTCCATGATTTCTTTCATGAAATACATGCTCAGGTCACTATACACGTACTGGCCACGGGTACGCAAAGGTGAGTTCAGCATTTCAGGCCACATTACGTCTTTAAAATAATCTTTACGCAAATAGTAATGATCTACTATTTTGGTTGGGTAAGCGGCAGAAGAATCGGTACTATGATCGCTGGGCTTTAGCCTTTCATAAGTAGGAATATCAGGTATTAACCCAGATTGGTGCAACATTAACTCGCGCACCAGAATATTGTTTTTACTAGTATTCCGCGCTAAAGCAATATAACTACCCACTGTTGAATCAAGGCTCAGCTTACCTTGTTCAGTAAGCTGCATGGCTTCCATAGTAGTGGCTGATATTTTGGTACAGCTGGCCAAGTCGAAAATATCGGTTATTTTATCAGATAGAACCTTATCATATGTGTGATATCCATAAGCTTTATTAAAAATAACCTTTCCATCTTTAGCTACCAGCACTACAAAACCAGGTGTAGCATGATCGCCTACAGCTTCGCGGGCGATATCCTCAATGGGCAGTAAATTATTGGCATTAATACCTACTTCTTCGGGTACTGTATATTGCAGGCGTGTTTTAGCAGTTAAAAAACCAGCACCAGCCACGTATCTGGCCGACATGGTTTGCATTAGCTTTTGAGTAATAGCCACACCACCAAACACCGCTTGTGCAGCATACGAAGCAGCTACCGGTGTTGTTTGCTTCATCCATATGATAGGCACGGTAGTAGCATCATCAAGTGCCGACAACCAGGAACCATTTCCCCAATAAACTATTACCAAATTCTTCAACTTGTTATTAGTTGTAATAAAATTGGTAATTAAATTATTATTTAAGTCTTGATCGGTAAGCTGCAGAATAATGGTGGTGTACAACTTTAAATCGTCAGTTAAAGTATTTATACCTTTAACACCGTTGTAAGTAAGTCCGTTAAAACTTTGTACACGGGTATATTTATTCAGCAAACTATCAAATACAGGCGCATTGCTATTGATAAACCTTATGCTAGCCACCTTGATCTTATCAAGGCTTTGTAAAGGAATAACCTGCGGATTATTATTCAGCAAAACGGTAGACTGCTCAGCCAAATGCTCTTCGGTCAAGTAAGCCTGACCGGTAGGCAATTGTTGAGATGGTTGTGCACAGGCAGTATTTAACAAAATAAATGCAGCTATAACAGCAATTAACCAACCCTTACTTCTTCTCATAAACCTTGTCACCATTGATATAAGTTTTTAGCACTTTTATTTTTGGTAAATCAGCACCGGAAACTTTCATTAAATCTTTATCTAAAATCACAAAGTCAGCATATTTACCAACCTCAATACTGCCTTTTTCTTTTTCTTCAAAATTGGCACGAGCGGCCCAAATAGTTATACCCCGAAGTGCCTCAATACGGTTTAAAGCATTTTCTTTTTGGAAACCACCTTCCGGATAACCTTTCATATCCTTACGTTCAACCGCAGCATAAAATGTGTACAATGGGCTAATATTTTCTACAGGAAAATCTGTACCCAGCGGCATCCAACCATTTTGTTGCAACAATTCACGGTAAGCATAAGCATTTTTGAGGCGCTGCGGTCCCAAGCGCTTACCCGCCCAGTACATATCGGAAGTAGCATGAGTAGGTTGTACCGATGGAATAATGTTGTAATCTTTAAAGTAGTGCATATCCTCTGGAGATATAATCTGAGCATGCTCAATACGCCAGCGGCGGTCGTTTTTACCTTTCAGTACACCAGCATAAATTTTCAAAATAGCACGATTGGCGGAATCACCAATACAATGCGTACACATCTGAAAACCTTTAGCCGCAATACGTTCGGCTACATCCTGAAAATGCTTTTGGCTGTTCAGTAAAAAACCTTTCCAGCCTTTCTGGTCAGCATAATCTTGCAGCAAACAAGCACCTCTTGAACCTAAAGCACCATCCGCATATACCTTGAACGATCGAACGTTTAATCCTGGTGTTTTATATACTCCGCGTTTAAACAGGTAGGCAATATTATCTTCATTGTCTGAAAGCATTACATACATACGCATTTTCAGCGCCCCTTTATGCTGTAGCTCAGCTATAGTATTCACCATAGTATAAGGTAGGCCGCAATCATCAACGGTAGTCAACCCTACAGCAAAGCAGTTACGCTGTGCATTCAGTAAAGCCGCTTCGGTAATCTGATCGGTAGGTTCGGGTATCTTATGCGTAACCAAGCCTACGGCATTATCTACCAATATACCGGTTAACTTACCCTTAACAGTTTCAATTTCACCACCATTAATTTTTTGATCGGGTTTGATACCAGCAATACTTAAAGCGGCTTGGTTAGCAATTGCGCCATGCCCATCTACCCGGGTTAAAATTACCGGACGTACCGGGAATAAAGAATCCAGCTTTGCTTTGTTCGGAAATTGTTTTATAGTCCAATCATTCTGATCCCAGCCGTGGCCTACAATCCAGCCTTCGCTATTGCGCTTGGCATAATTTTGTACCGAATCTAAAATATCGCCCCAGCTTTTGGTACCTACCAAATTTACATCTTGTAAACCTAAGCCATAGCGATAAAAATGAGTGTGAGCATCAATAAAGCCCGGGTAAACCGGGTTGCCATGTGCATTAACTATCTCACGGACGTTGTACTTTTTCTCAAGAGTATCAGCTTTACCTACGGCTATAATTTTACCGGCACTTACTACAAAGGCATCAGCTTGAGTAAAATTACTATCAACTGTATAAACTAGGGCATTTTTAACCAGGAGGTCGGCGTTATATTCCTTTTTTTGGTTACAGGCAGCTAAAATTGCCAGCAATAGCACAGGCCAAATTTTTTTCATCAGGTTGGTATAAACAGGGTTAAGCTTCGTCAACTCATCGTAAAACTATATACAACGGTGTAAAGGTAAAGTTATGACGGCAATTTTTTTAATTTAGCATCGAATTAGAAATGAAGGGAGTTTTTGGACATGTCTGATATTATACAGCTTTTACCAGATGCGGTGGCAAACCAGATTGCCGCAGGCGAGGTGGTGCAACGCCCTGCCTCGGCGGTAAAAGAGTTGGTAGAAAATGCCATTGACGCAGGAGCGGATAAGATACAATTGCTGCTAAAAGATGCAGGCAAAACCCTGATACAAGTAATTGATAACGGCTGTGGCATGAGCCTTACCGATGCCCGCATGTGCTTTAAGCGTCATGCCACTTCAAAAATACGCAAAGCCGAAGATTTATTTGCCATTCGTACCATGGGCTTTCGTGGCGAAGCTATGGCTTCTATTGCTGCTATTGCCCATGTAGAACTAAAAACACGTCGCCATGAAGACGAACTAGGCACCTGCATTTCAATTGAGGGTTCGGAAGTGTTAGGCCAGGAAGCTTGTGCAGCTAGTGCGGGTACTTCTATTAGTATAAAAAACCTGTTTTATAATATACCTGCCCGCCGTAACTTCCTAAAAAGTAATTCGGTAGAGATGCGGCATGTGCTGGATGAATTTCAGCGCGTGGCTTTAGCACATCCGCAAATATTTTTCACACTGCATCATGATGGGCAGGAAGTATATCACCTGCCGGCTACCTCACTCAAACAGCGCATTGTACATTTATTGGGCAACAATTACAACCAACGCCTGGTGCCGGTTGAAGAAGACACTTCTATCATTAAACTAAACGGCTTTGTAGGCAAACCTGAATTTGCCCGCAAAACACGAGGCGAACAATTCTTTTTTGTTAATAACCGCTTTATTCGTGATAACTATTTAAATCATGCTGTACTAACAGCATTTGAAGAGTTATTACCAGAAGACAGCTACCCATTGTATGTACTATTTATTGATATTGACCCTAGTAAAATTGATATCAATGTTCATCCTACTAAAACAGAAATTAAGTACCAGGATGAGAAATCAATTTATGCCATTATCCGTTCGGCGGTAAAACGTTCATTAGGTCGGTATAATATTACGCCGACCTTAGATTTTGAACAAGACAATACTATTGGGAACATGATTACGCATAAACCGCTGGAGCAGATTATTCAACCCAGTGTAACTTTCAATCCTAATTTTAATCCATTTGAGTCACCAAACGGCAAAAGAACCGTTGTTCGTGATCCGGCTTTTCGTAGCGAAGGTTATCAACCTAAAACTGGTATACCACAAAAATGGGAGACGCTATACGAAATAACCAAACAAGAACCCGAACAGCCACAGCCTGAAATATTGGATGCACCAAGCTTTGCTATTAACAATCAACAAATTAGTAAAGACAGCGAGCGACAGCTATTTCAATTACATAATCGTTATATTTTATCACCTATCAAATCAGGTTTTATGCTGATTAATCAGCAAGCAGCGCATGAACGGGTGCTGTACGAACGTTTTTTACAGCAAGTACAAAACCATTCGGGGGTAAGCCAGCAAAGCCTATTCCCGCAAACAGTTACCTTAAACGGCAGTGATTTTGAACTGCTTCGTGAACTATTGCCTGATATCAGAGCCTTAGGCTTTGACATTCGAGAGTTTGGTAAAAATACGGTAGTAGTAGAAGGAATTCCGGCTGATATTAACTCCACCAACGAGCTACAATTGTTGGAACACCTGCTGGAAAATTTTAAAAACAACCAAGCCATTTTAAAGTTAGATAAGCGCGACACCCTGGCCCGTACGCTGGCCCGTAATGCCGCTACTAAAGCTGGCACTAAACTAAGTTTAGAAGAAATGAATTTATTGGTTGACCAGCTTTTTGCATGCCAAATGCCTAATTTATCATTGACCGGCAAATCTATAATCAGTACATTTACGTTGAATGAATTAGCAGAACGATTTGAAAAATAGCTTATTCAAGCTTTACACCCATCTATGAGTCCTTACACCCAAAGCCCGTTTTCAAATATTACTCCGGTAGTAAAAAACCTGCTAATTATTAACATTATTTTTTTTGTTGCCACCTATGCCTTAGGTAGGCTTAATATTGATTTAGTTGCTCTTTTATCTGCTTTTTACCCTAGTTCGCCTAATTTTAAAATATGGCAAATTATCACGTACCTGTTTATGCATGCCAACTTAGGGCACATATTCTCGAACATGTTGGGTTTATTTTTCATTGGTCCTATTTTAGAGCAAACTTTTGGTTCAAAACGGTTTTTTAATTATTACTTCATTACAGGTATAGGCGCACTATTATTTAATTTTATAGTTCAGGCTATTCATGTACATCAAATTACAGGTGCATTCTTTCCTGACATTTATAACTACACGCCTCGAAGTGAAAGTGATTTACGAGCACTTATTGAAATTTACCGCGATCCAATTTTGGGAGCATCGGGCGCCATTTTTGGTTTGATGGCAGCTATATTTGCATTGTATCCTGATCTGGAATTCTTGCTATTCCCTTTTCCTATACCGGTAAAAGTAAAGTATATGGTTCCGCTTTATGTTTTATATGAATTATACAGCGGAGTTAACCCAAAAGGAGGCGATATGGTAGCCCATTTTGCACACGTAGGTGGGGCTGTGGTGGGGTATATTCTAATTAAAATTTGGCATACGCGCACGCCAAACAATTTTTATTAAGCAATGTAAGTTAATACATAAAAAAATCTTCATTTTGTTATGGGCTCTATCTGGCAAGATATACGTTATAAAGTATTTTACTCGGGCAGTAAACTCAATTTACTGCTTGCTATCAACGTATTGGTATTTCTGCTCATCAACATTCCTTCTGTAATACTTGAGCTATTTGGCAATGGTTTAATCAGCAGTTATGCTAATGATTACCTAACCTTGCCATCCTACCTGCCTAAATTAGCTATTCGCTTCTGGACACCACTTACCTACATGTTTATGCACGATGGCATTTTACACATCTTGTTTAACATGCTGTGGCTATACTGGATGGGGCAAATTTTTGAAGAATACTTGGGCAATAAACGTATAATAGGGCTTTATCTGCTAGGAGGACTGGCCGGTGCAGCTGCTTTTATTTTAAGCTACAACGTGTTTCCGGTATTTGCAGATGAGCATGTGGTGTATGCTACTGTTGTTGGTGCGTCGGCCAGTGTAATGGCTATTGTGGTAGCAACCGCTACCCTACTGCCAGACTATACTATTTACCTGATGTTTATTGGCCCGGTCAAACTGAAGTGGATAGCCATAGCTTACGTACTGATTGATTTTTTAGGTATTATCGGACCAAATGCCGGTGGCGAAATTGCGCACCTGGGCGGTGCCTTATTAGGCTTTATTTATATTAAACAATTAAAAAGCGGGCACGACTGGAACCGATCTATCGAGAAAGTACTTAGCCATCAGCCCAAGGTGAAAGTAGTTTCTAAAAGTCACGCTTATCCTACAGTGCATCAAACTCCTTTTCCGCGTCAGGAAGAGATTGACCGCATTCTAGATAAAATATCCCTCAGCGGATACGATAGCCTGAATAAACAGGAAAAAGAAACTTTATTCCGGGCTAGCAAAAATGAAGATTAAACCCAGCAATAGTAATAAGAAGAAGCTTGGTATTTTTAACAGATTAGTTTTAGGGCTTAGCATATTTCTGAGCCTGGCTTTACTCATAAGTTATTTAGCTCCGGTAACTGATCCACGTAGGTACTGGGTGATTGCTTTTTTCGGGTTAGCCTATCCTTACTTGCTACTGGTAAATTTAGTTGTATTACTGTATTGGTTGCTGCTACGCAACCGTTACCTGTTATTACCTGCCATTACTATTATAATTGGCTGGCCCGTATTGCGCAACAATATTGGTTTTCATTTCATACCACAAGTAGCAGCATCAGCCTATACACCGCAGCAACA
This region includes:
- a CDS encoding rhomboid family intramembrane serine protease, giving the protein MGSIWQDIRYKVFYSGSKLNLLLAINVLVFLLINIPSVILELFGNGLISSYANDYLTLPSYLPKLAIRFWTPLTYMFMHDGILHILFNMLWLYWMGQIFEEYLGNKRIIGLYLLGGLAGAAAFILSYNVFPVFADEHVVYATVVGASASVMAIVVATATLLPDYTIYLMFIGPVKLKWIAIAYVLIDFLGIIGPNAGGEIAHLGGALLGFIYIKQLKSGHDWNRSIEKVLSHQPKVKVVSKSHAYPTVHQTPFPRQEEIDRILDKISLSGYDSLNKQEKETLFRASKNED
- the bshA gene encoding N-acetyl-alpha-D-glucosaminyl L-malate synthase BshA, whose translation is MKIGIVCYPTFGGSGVVATELGKGLADRGHQIHFITYNQPVRLDFFSENLFYHEVSVSKYPLFDFPPYELALASRMVDVVRFEKLDVLHVHYAIPHASAAFMAKQILTTYDIHIPVITTLHGTDITLVGNDRTYKPVVTFSINQSDGVTSVSEHLKQDTYRFFDITRDIKVITNFIDLKRFIHTPKEHFKKAIAPEGEKILIHTSNFRRVKRASDVVRIFAKVNEQIPSKLLMVGDGQDRPECEQLARDLGVSQDVRFLGKQDAIEEILSVSDLFLMPSQSESFGLAALEAMACRVPVISTNAGGLPELNIEGLTGYLRDVGDVDGMAEQAIYILQDQERLNQFKENALIHARKFDLANILPEYENFYMQVIESSKKANS
- the mutL gene encoding DNA mismatch repair endonuclease MutL, with the protein product MSDIIQLLPDAVANQIAAGEVVQRPASAVKELVENAIDAGADKIQLLLKDAGKTLIQVIDNGCGMSLTDARMCFKRHATSKIRKAEDLFAIRTMGFRGEAMASIAAIAHVELKTRRHEDELGTCISIEGSEVLGQEACAASAGTSISIKNLFYNIPARRNFLKSNSVEMRHVLDEFQRVALAHPQIFFTLHHDGQEVYHLPATSLKQRIVHLLGNNYNQRLVPVEEDTSIIKLNGFVGKPEFARKTRGEQFFFVNNRFIRDNYLNHAVLTAFEELLPEDSYPLYVLFIDIDPSKIDINVHPTKTEIKYQDEKSIYAIIRSAVKRSLGRYNITPTLDFEQDNTIGNMITHKPLEQIIQPSVTFNPNFNPFESPNGKRTVVRDPAFRSEGYQPKTGIPQKWETLYEITKQEPEQPQPEILDAPSFAINNQQISKDSERQLFQLHNRYILSPIKSGFMLINQQAAHERVLYERFLQQVQNHSGVSQQSLFPQTVTLNGSDFELLRELLPDIRALGFDIREFGKNTVVVEGIPADINSTNELQLLEHLLENFKNNQAILKLDKRDTLARTLARNAATKAGTKLSLEEMNLLVDQLFACQMPNLSLTGKSIISTFTLNELAERFEK
- a CDS encoding serine hydrolase domain-containing protein — its product is MRRSKGWLIAVIAAFILLNTACAQPSQQLPTGQAYLTEEHLAEQSTVLLNNNPQVIPLQSLDKIKVASIRFINSNAPVFDSLLNKYTRVQSFNGLTYNGVKGINTLTDDLKLYTTIILQLTDQDLNNNLITNFITTNNKLKNLVIVYWGNGSWLSALDDATTVPIIWMKQTTPVAASYAAQAVFGGVAITQKLMQTMSARYVAGAGFLTAKTRLQYTVPEEVGINANNLLPIEDIAREAVGDHATPGFVVLVAKDGKVIFNKAYGYHTYDKVLSDKITDIFDLASCTKISATTMEAMQLTEQGKLSLDSTVGSYIALARNTSKNNILVRELMLHQSGLIPDIPTYERLKPSDHSTDSSAAYPTKIVDHYYLRKDYFKDVMWPEMLNSPLRTRGQYVYSDLSMYFMKEIMETITATPLNVYVQNHFYNPLGMQTAGFLPLNRFKPEQIPPTENDTYFRHTLLDGYVHDQGAGLVGGVAGHAGLFASANDLAILYQMVLNGGTYGGIQYLKPETVAQFTAKQSNVSRRGLGFDRWDPVTTHHYPSELASPQTYGHTGYTGTCIWVDPKYNLVYILLSNRVYPKDLTLFNSRRIRPRVQDVVYQAIQKGL
- a CDS encoding amidohydrolase; translation: MKKIWPVLLLAILAACNQKKEYNADLLVKNALVYTVDSNFTQADAFVVSAGKIIAVGKADTLEKKYNVREIVNAHGNPVYPGFIDAHTHFYRYGLGLQDVNLVGTKSWGDILDSVQNYAKRNSEGWIVGHGWDQNDWTIKQFPNKAKLDSLFPVRPVILTRVDGHGAIANQAALSIAGIKPDQKINGGEIETVKGKLTGILVDNAVGLVTHKIPEPTDQITEAALLNAQRNCFAVGLTTVDDCGLPYTMVNTIAELQHKGALKMRMYVMLSDNEDNIAYLFKRGVYKTPGLNVRSFKVYADGALGSRGACLLQDYADQKGWKGFLLNSQKHFQDVAERIAAKGFQMCTHCIGDSANRAILKIYAGVLKGKNDRRWRIEHAQIISPEDMHYFKDYNIIPSVQPTHATSDMYWAGKRLGPQRLKNAYAYRELLQQNGWMPLGTDFPVENISPLYTFYAAVERKDMKGYPEGGFQKENALNRIEALRGITIWAARANFEEKEKGSIEVGKYADFVILDKDLMKVSGADLPKIKVLKTYINGDKVYEKK
- a CDS encoding rhomboid family intramembrane serine protease — encoded protein: MSPYTQSPFSNITPVVKNLLIINIIFFVATYALGRLNIDLVALLSAFYPSSPNFKIWQIITYLFMHANLGHIFSNMLGLFFIGPILEQTFGSKRFFNYYFITGIGALLFNFIVQAIHVHQITGAFFPDIYNYTPRSESDLRALIEIYRDPILGASGAIFGLMAAIFALYPDLEFLLFPFPIPVKVKYMVPLYVLYELYSGVNPKGGDMVAHFAHVGGAVVGYILIKIWHTRTPNNFY
- a CDS encoding IS1182 family transposase; protein product: MGGKIVFKEYDPDQLTFLPYKLEELVPTGHPVRIVKQVVDAVDVKPINRKYKGGGASSFHPRLMLKLLVYGYLTNTYSSRKLEEQAAQNVHFMWLLGMKKPDHNTINRFRSEKLSGVLKQIFSQIVLLLEQEGIVSLKEAVFTDGTKIESAANKYTFVWGKNIKANKDKMKAQLDELWGYAQSIAAEELKDTAPLEYSEINPEKVKETISKINAALDDKEDVDKKVKQKLNYAKKHWPESLARYDEQEKLLAGRNSMSKTDPDATFMRMKEDHMLNGQLKPAYNLQISTQEQFILNYTLHQTSTDYQTLSSHIEQYQALYKDLPKAIVADAGYGSDENYGVLARKGIEAYIKYNTFDKEQKDGIKAFSNDSLHYNEAENYLVCPIGQWMAHIGNGQRVTSSGFVQLISRYRAQNCEGCPMRGVCHTTQGNRVVEINHSLRQHKQAAKERLNTEQGINLRKRRPADVEPVFAQLKHNHGFRRFLLKGMSKAEVEIGLLSIAHNLRKWKT